A genome region from Myroides fluvii includes the following:
- a CDS encoding helix-turn-helix domain-containing protein produces MKIPLEPVIHRPSNRLYLNCENLDSVLELRQDLIFAFREHSVFSIYLVTEGEGFLDVDFNSIEILSKEVLILFKNQVVGWKEPIKYKGKMLLFTDDFFCIDEMHFQFLYTSILFKQLGGSKRIDVSYHFEELVFLFDIIKKELTKPYYPKQRYVLNNYLFNVLIFLEQSLNQTEIEEKLTVSHEKLLVSKFKDYVNKNLNKRYSVKMYAEELNLGLRTVEYAFQKIEKTTPYKWISNRMVMEIIRYLLYKDAPVNVISYQLGFKESNHLSTFFKRHTGLTPLEYKNKYSKG; encoded by the coding sequence ATGAAAATACCATTAGAGCCGGTTATCCATCGGCCCTCTAATAGACTTTATCTAAATTGTGAAAATTTGGATAGCGTTTTGGAGCTAAGACAAGATCTTATATTTGCTTTTCGCGAGCACAGTGTTTTTAGTATTTATTTGGTTACTGAAGGAGAAGGTTTTTTAGATGTTGATTTTAACTCCATAGAGATTTTGTCTAAAGAAGTTTTGATTCTCTTTAAAAATCAGGTTGTTGGATGGAAAGAACCAATAAAATACAAAGGAAAGATGCTGCTTTTTACCGATGATTTTTTTTGTATTGATGAAATGCATTTTCAATTTTTATACACTTCTATTTTATTCAAACAATTGGGAGGGAGTAAGCGTATTGACGTAAGTTATCATTTTGAAGAATTAGTTTTTTTGTTTGATATTATCAAAAAAGAATTGACGAAGCCCTATTATCCCAAACAGCGATACGTGCTCAATAATTACCTATTTAATGTGCTGATTTTTCTAGAACAATCGTTAAATCAAACAGAAATTGAGGAGAAGCTTACGGTTTCACATGAAAAATTACTAGTATCAAAATTTAAGGATTATGTGAATAAAAACTTGAATAAGCGCTATAGTGTAAAAATGTATGCGGAGGAATTAAATCTGGGGTTGAGAACCGTTGAGTATGCATTTCAGAAAATAGAAAAGACAACTCCTTATAAATGGATTAGCAATCGAATGGTTATGGAAATTATTCGCTATTTATTGTATAAAGATGCACCTGTAAATGTGATTTCTTATCAATTGGGTTTTAAGGAGTCCAATCACTTATCTACATTTTTTAAAAGACATACGGGATTAACTCCACTAGAGTATAAAAATAAATATTCCAAAGGCTAG
- a CDS encoding winged helix-turn-helix transcriptional regulator, with protein sequence MQKQVIADKICPLEYAVKAISGKWKVPIIWRINEGEKRPSEFLRGIATVDRRVLNQQLKELEEASILHKVRFDEVPPRVEYTLTPLGIQLVEVLKQLNAWGEQLLDEHQPETKSNLSAKE encoded by the coding sequence ATGCAGAAACAAGTTATCGCAGATAAAATCTGTCCGCTAGAATATGCCGTAAAAGCCATTAGTGGAAAATGGAAAGTTCCAATTATTTGGCGTATTAATGAAGGAGAAAAAAGACCAAGTGAGTTTTTGAGGGGAATTGCGACCGTAGATCGTCGTGTGCTCAATCAACAGCTCAAAGAACTAGAAGAAGCGAGTATTTTACACAAGGTACGCTTTGACGAAGTACCCCCTCGAGTGGAATATACCTTAACGCCACTGGGAATACAACTCGTTGAAGTGTTAAAACAACTCAACGCTTGGGGAGAACAACTACTGGATGAACATCAACCTGAGACAAAGAGCAATTTGTCAGCAAAGGAGTAA
- a CDS encoding MBG domain-containing protein, with protein sequence MFTVYTALSGWAQTTTPPFTFTPTANVLYVKKGATGNGSSWNNAVGELADALHWAHAHKADFSAAAPLQIWVAKGTYYPLYHPVTFAASTTDRDVTFFMVDHVNLYGNFAGNETSLDQRNFANTTHETILSGDLGLDEDVSNNAYHVVVAANENEVEFKLDGFTITQGNANGQNSLQINNRAVHRNYGGGIYAFSSSSIVLMNSRISNNKADNGGGISAFSFSSSFSIVLTNSRISNNKANRGGGIFSSSSTTSSITLTNSSLSDNKADRDGGGIYASSSFSPYSSSSITLTNSRINGNYANASGGGIYAFSNTSSSTLTLLNATFVGNKGPNSIYYNSGGNNTLKVHNSIIFDNQATDGTPLRGTDWLGGKNPSNIPTGNKLEYQYSLVQGHTATGNSNITDTNQAVTDLFVDPTQGDYRLKSTSPLINQGNNALYRDANPTLTTDQDLAGNPRLFDNRIDIGAYEYQSFSFSPTANVLYVKKGATGNGSSWNNAVGELADALHWAHAHKADFSAAAPLQIWVAKGIYYPLYHPVTFAASTTDRDVTFFMVDHVDVYGGFAGNETSLDERNLDTTDNETILSGDLGQDDDVSNNAYHVVVAASANEVELKLNGFTITQGNANGSGLFRINNSVVYRDYGGGIFSSSSSSSSSTSSIVLTNSTISGNHADTRGGGISFSSSYYSITLTNSTISNNKAANGGGIYAFSSSSSSSSSSSIVLTNSMISNNKADRDGGGIYSSSSYYSITLANSTISNNEAVKGGGIYAFSTSTTSSSITLTNSSLSDNSGVVGSGLYFSPGSSSTLTLLNATLVGNRGPNSIYYNWGSANTLKVHNSIIFDNQATDGALLRGTSWLGGGNQNNIPTGNRLEYQYSLVQGYTTAENGNIADTGQAVADLFVDPTQGDYRLKSTSPLINQGDNELYRGANLNLTTDQDLAGYPRLIDYRVDIGAYENQSFSFSPTANVLYVKKGATGNGSSWNNAVGELADALYWAQEHKADFSAAAPLQIWVAKGTYYPSYHPVTFAVSATDRDVTFLMVDHVDLYGGFAGDETSLDQRNLTNTTHATILSGDLGQDDDIANNAYHVVVAASENNTKLKLDGFTITRGNANGLGLLSINDSIDYRVDGGGIYASSSIALTNSTISNNEAAKGGGIYYTPSSSSSSSIALTNSTISNNEAAKGGGIYVLSNSLAITLTNSNISSNHAGDKGGGICIVSSSSSIALTNSRISGNHADGKGSGIYLNAVDTSTLTLLNATFIGNKGPYSIYYNGGGNNTLKVHNSIIFGNQATDGTPFRGTDWLVGTNQNNIPTGNKLEYKHSLVQGHTIAGNGNIMDTGQAITDLFVDPAQGDYRLNPTSPLINQGDNALYRDANPTLTTDQDLAGNPRLVGENIDIGAYESQCTITATVLPHSVLCFGEATGSATVTVTGGTAPYTYAWNQGVASTTNEATNLVAGTYTVTITDDKGCEIAQTFTISQPTALVVTPSQTNVICYGEANGSAKVEVTGGTAPYTYTWDNGVTSTTNEATNLVAGTYTVTITDDKGCEIAHAFTISQPTALEATPSQTNVICYGEANGSAKVEVTGGTAPYTYAWNQGIASTTNEATGLTVGTYTVTITDDKGCEIAHAFTISQPTALVVQPAQTNVICYGEANGSAKVEVTGGTAPYTYAWDQGVASTTNEATNLVSGTYTVTITDDKGCEIAHAFTITQPTALVVTPSQTNVICYGEANGSAKVEVTGGTAPYTYAWNQGVASTTNEATNLVAGTYTVTITDDKGCEITQPFTITQPTALVVTPSQTNVICYGEANGSAKVEVTGGTAPYTYAWNQGVASTTNEATGLVKGTYTVTITDGHGCTTTKDFTITQPTALVVTPSQTNVVCYGEANGSAKVEVTGGTAPYTYAWNQGVASTTNEATGLVKGTYTVTITDGHGCTTTKDFTITQPAKVLLPQVDTPVVYTYGDTALPLTATTQGGNTLLWYAAATGGQGMTTAPTPTTTAIGTQTYWVSQITTAGCESDRQRIDVQINKATLEVVVHQGQRKMYGSADGVFTYRVTGFKAGDNHSLLAGALARQAGESVGLYAITQGTLAAGINYDIHFVSADYEITAAPLTIVPDAEQTKVYGSANPTYRYTISGLTRGDTPAVVTGVLSRQGGEHVGRYGYQMGTLTSTANYTLTLAPAHFTITPASVEVVVHAGQRKAYGTADPVLSYAATGLVNGDRAIAVFSGRLERVAGEEVGVYAITQGTLQANANYQLTRFTGSDFEITPAKITGLQLRNKTFAYDGTSKSLAIEGDIQAGATVRYTGNHQVNVGIYSVTATVDYGSNYEVLTLSATLQITQAEQAIHFDLASPLVLEDTASFALNAIASSGLAVTYTYQYIEHEPVTISAAGQVQVLTPGVVEITAHQSGNGNYRAAPSITRTLLVQSKDSSIWLLEVDGARYEKPSRNTLVVIGCDGAKSDVVEIKITTQLGAKVLPSNVIVLPTPDYGRYEQDIEVISADGKHRQTYKVIVEKRLPWEGILMQKYDNVVFVNNNPQTNGGYKFSRYEWYKNGQKIADAQAFSAGPTLEDKLDPQAEYYAVLYTANGKVLTTCPMGIQLKSKKTLRVYPNPVQKTQSLYVQFEEAVEEFKTTEYAVYNTVGQFIMKGNLKEPLSVLDLPLNLTVGSYVLVLKIEGKHQSVRFVVKE encoded by the coding sequence ATGTTTACGGTTTATACCGCTCTATCAGGATGGGCGCAAACCACAACACCACCTTTTACCTTTACCCCAACAGCAAATGTGCTCTACGTCAAAAAAGGCGCAACAGGTAATGGTAGTTCTTGGAACAATGCCGTAGGCGAGCTAGCAGATGCTTTGCATTGGGCGCATGCACATAAAGCTGATTTTTCAGCAGCAGCACCTCTGCAAATATGGGTAGCTAAGGGAACGTATTATCCCTTGTACCACCCTGTTACTTTTGCCGCTTCAACAACAGATCGCGATGTCACCTTTTTTATGGTGGATCACGTGAACTTATATGGGAACTTTGCAGGGAATGAAACGAGTTTAGATCAACGCAATTTTGCAAACACGACCCATGAGACGATCTTGAGTGGTGATTTAGGTCTAGATGAGGATGTTTCAAACAATGCCTATCACGTGGTGGTAGCGGCTAATGAAAATGAAGTTGAATTTAAGCTGGATGGTTTCACCATCACCCAGGGCAATGCCAATGGTCAAAATTCGTTACAAATAAATAATAGAGCTGTTCATAGAAATTATGGAGGAGGGATTTATGCTTTTTCTTCTTCTTCTATCGTGTTGATGAATTCCAGGATAAGTAATAATAAGGCAGATAATGGAGGAGGGATTTCTGCTTTTTCTTTTTCTTCTTCTTTTTCTATCGTGTTGACGAATTCCAGGATAAGTAATAATAAGGCAAATAGAGGAGGAGGGATTTTTTCTTCTTCTTCTACTACTTCTTCTATTACGTTGACGAATTCCAGCCTAAGCGATAATAAGGCAGATAGGGATGGAGGAGGGATTTATGCTTCTTCTTCTTTTTCTCCTTATTCTTCTTCTTCTATTACGTTGACGAATTCCAGGATAAATGGTAATTATGCAAATGCTAGTGGAGGAGGGATTTATGCTTTTTCTAATACTTCTTCTTCTACGCTAACACTACTTAACGCTACTTTTGTAGGTAACAAGGGGCCGAATAGCATCTACTATAATAGTGGAGGTAATAACACACTAAAAGTACACAACAGCATTATATTCGACAATCAAGCAACCGATGGTACTCCACTTCGAGGAACTGATTGGCTAGGAGGGAAAAATCCAAGTAATATCCCAACAGGGAATAAGCTTGAGTACCAATACAGTTTAGTGCAAGGGCATACGGCTACTGGAAATAGCAACATAACAGATACCAATCAAGCAGTAACAGATCTCTTTGTCGATCCTACCCAAGGGGATTATCGCTTAAAATCCACTAGTCCGTTGATCAATCAAGGGAATAATGCGTTGTATAGAGACGCTAATCCCACTCTTACTACAGATCAAGATTTGGCAGGTAATCCGCGTTTATTTGACAATCGAATTGATATTGGAGCCTATGAATATCAGTCCTTTAGTTTTAGCCCAACAGCAAATGTGCTCTACGTCAAAAAAGGCGCAACCGGTAATGGTAGTTCTTGGAACAATGCCGTAGGGGAGTTAGCCGATGCTTTGCATTGGGCGCATGCACATAAAGCTGATTTTTCAGCAGCAGCACCTTTGCAAATATGGGTAGCCAAGGGAATATATTACCCCCTGTATCATCCGGTTACTTTTGCCGCTTCAACAACAGATCGCGATGTCACCTTTTTTATGGTGGATCACGTGGACGTATACGGAGGGTTTGCAGGGAATGAAACGAGTTTAGACGAACGCAATTTGGATACCACGGACAATGAGACCATCTTGAGTGGTGATTTAGGCCAAGACGATGATGTTTCAAACAATGCCTATCACGTGGTCGTAGCGGCTAGTGCAAATGAGGTTGAATTGAAGCTGAATGGTTTCACCATCACCCAGGGCAATGCCAATGGTTCAGGTTTGTTCCGAATAAATAATAGCGTTGTTTATAGAGATTATGGAGGTGGAATTTTTTCTTCTTCTTCTTCTTCTTCTTCTTCTACTTCTTCTATTGTGTTAACGAATTCCACAATAAGCGGTAATCATGCAGATACTAGAGGAGGAGGTATTTCTTTTTCTTCTTCTTATTATTCTATTACGTTAACGAATTCCACGATAAGTAATAATAAGGCAGCTAATGGAGGAGGGATTTATGCTTTTTCTTCTTCTTCTTCTTCTTCTTCTTCTTCTTCTATCGTGTTGACGAATTCCATGATAAGTAATAATAAGGCAGATCGGGATGGAGGCGGGATTTATTCTTCTTCTTCTTATTATTCTATTACGTTGGCGAATTCCACAATAAGTAATAATGAGGCAGTTAAAGGTGGAGGGATTTATGCTTTTTCTACTTCTACTACTTCTTCTTCTATTACGTTGACGAATTCCAGCCTAAGTGATAATTCAGGAGTAGTAGGAAGTGGTCTATATTTTTCGCCAGGAAGTTCTTCTACCTTAACGCTACTCAATGCTACCCTTGTAGGCAATAGAGGGCCAAATAGTATCTATTATAATTGGGGAAGTGCTAACACCCTAAAGGTACACAACAGTATTATATTCGACAATCAAGCAACAGATGGTGCCCTGCTTCGTGGTACTAGTTGGTTAGGGGGGGGGAATCAAAATAATATCCCAACAGGGAATAGACTTGAATACCAATACAGTTTAGTGCAAGGATATACAACGGCTGAAAATGGAAATATTGCGGATACCGGCCAGGCAGTTGCGGATCTCTTTGTCGATCCTACCCAAGGGGATTATCGCTTAAAATCCACTAGTCCGTTGATCAATCAAGGGGATAATGAGCTGTATAGAGGCGCTAATCTCAATCTTACTACAGATCAAGATTTGGCGGGGTATCCGCGTTTGATTGATTATCGAGTGGATATTGGAGCTTATGAAAATCAGTCCTTTAGTTTTAGCCCAACCGCAAATGTGCTCTACGTTAAAAAAGGCGCAACAGGTAACGGTAGTTCCTGGAACAATGCCGTAGGCGAGCTAGCGGATGCTTTGTATTGGGCGCAGGAACATAAAGCTGATTTTTCAGCAGCAGCACCTTTGCAAATATGGGTAGCTAAGGGAACGTATTACCCCAGCTATCATCCCGTTACTTTTGCCGTTTCAGCAACAGATCGTGATGTTACCTTTTTGATGGTGGATCACGTGGACTTATACGGGGGCTTTGCAGGAGATGAAACTAGTTTAGATCAACGCAATTTGACAAACACGACCCATGCAACGATCTTGAGTGGTGATTTAGGGCAAGATGATGATATTGCAAACAATGCCTATCACGTGGTTGTAGCGGCTAGTGAAAATAATACTAAACTTAAGCTGGATGGTTTCACCATCACCCGAGGAAATGCCAATGGTTTAGGTTTGTTATCAATAAATGATAGCATTGATTATAGAGTTGACGGAGGAGGGATTTATGCTTCTTCTTCTATTGCGTTGACGAATTCCACGATAAGTAATAATGAGGCAGCTAAAGGTGGAGGGATTTATTATACTCCTTCTTCTTCTTCTTCTTCTTCTATCGCATTGACAAATTCTACGATAAGTAATAATGAGGCAGCTAAAGGTGGAGGGATTTATGTTCTTTCTAATTCTCTTGCTATTACGTTGACGAATTCCAATATAAGCAGTAATCATGCAGGTGACAAAGGAGGAGGGATTTGTATTGTATCTTCTTCCTCTTCTATTGCGTTGACAAATTCCAGGATAAGTGGTAATCATGCAGATGGGAAGGGAAGTGGTATTTATTTAAACGCAGTTGATACGTCTACGCTAACCCTACTCAATGCTACTTTTATAGGTAACAAGGGGCCGTATAGCATCTACTATAATGGTGGAGGTAATAACACCCTAAAGGTACACAACAGTATTATATTCGGCAATCAAGCAACAGATGGCACTCCATTTCGTGGAACTGATTGGCTAGTAGGGACTAATCAAAACAATATCCCAACAGGGAATAAGCTCGAGTATAAACACAGTTTAGTGCAAGGGCATACAATTGCTGGAAATGGAAACATAATGGATACTGGCCAAGCAATAACAGATCTCTTTGTCGATCCTGCCCAAGGGGATTATCGTTTAAACCCCACTAGTCCGTTGATCAATCAAGGGGATAATGCGTTGTATAGAGACGCTAATCCCACTCTTACTACAGATCAAGATTTAGCAGGTAATCCGCGTTTAGTTGGGGAGAATATTGATATTGGAGCTTATGAGAGTCAATGTACGATTACCGCTACCGTACTTCCTCATTCGGTTTTGTGTTTTGGAGAAGCAACTGGATCCGCAACGGTGACTGTAACCGGAGGAACAGCACCGTACACTTACGCTTGGAATCAGGGCGTTGCATCAACAACGAATGAAGCAACCAATTTAGTTGCAGGTACTTATACGGTAACCATTACCGATGATAAAGGCTGTGAGATTGCGCAAACTTTTACGATTAGCCAACCAACTGCTTTAGTGGTTACGCCAAGTCAAACCAATGTGATTTGCTATGGCGAAGCGAACGGCTCGGCCAAAGTGGAAGTTACAGGTGGAACAGCACCGTACACCTATACCTGGGACAATGGCGTTACATCAACAACGAATGAAGCAACCAATTTAGTTGCAGGTACTTATACGGTAACCATTACCGATGATAAAGGCTGTGAGATTGCTCATGCTTTTACGATTAGCCAACCAACTGCTTTAGAGGCAACACCAAGTCAAACCAATGTGATTTGCTATGGGGAAGCGAACGGATCGGCCAAAGTGGAAGTTACAGGTGGAACAGCACCGTACACCTACGCTTGGAATCAGGGCATTGCATCTACAACCAATGAGGCTACAGGCTTAACTGTAGGTACTTATACGGTAACCATTACCGATGATAAAGGCTGTGAGATTGCTCATGCTTTTACGATTAGCCAACCAACTGCTTTAGTTGTTCAACCAGCTCAAACCAATGTGATTTGCTATGGCGAAGCGAACGGCTCGGCCAAAGTGGAAGTTACAGGTGGAACAGCACCATACACCTACGCTTGGGATCAGGGCGTTGCATCAACAACAAATGAAGCAACCAATTTAGTTTCAGGTACTTATACGGTAACTATTACCGATGATAAAGGCTGTGAGATTGCTCATGCTTTTACGATTACCCAACCAACTGCTTTAGTGGTTACGCCAAGTCAAACCAATGTGATTTGCTATGGCGAAGCGAACGGCTCGGCCAAAGTGGAAGTTACAGGTGGAACAGCACCGTACACTTACGCTTGGAATCAGGGCGTTGCATCAACAACGAATGAAGCAACCAATTTAGTTGCAGGTACTTATACGGTAACCATTACCGATGATAAAGGCTGTGAGATTACTCAACCTTTTACGATAACCCAACCAACTGCTTTAGTGGTTACGCCAAGTCAAACCAATGTGATTTGCTATGGCGAAGCGAACGGCTCGGCCAAAGTGGAAGTCACAGGTGGAACAGCACCGTACACCTACGCTTGGAATCAGGGCGTTGCATCAACGACAAATGAAGCTACAGGCTTAGTTAAGGGAACCTATACGGTAACCATTACCGATGGCCATGGCTGTACAACAACGAAAGATTTTACGATTACCCAACCAACTGCTTTAGTGGTTACGCCAAGTCAAACCAATGTGGTTTGCTATGGCGAAGCGAACGGCTCGGCCAAAGTGGAAGTCACAGGTGGAACAGCACCGTACACCTACGCTTGGAATCAGGGCGTTGCATCAACGACAAATGAAGCTACAGGCTTAGTTAAGGGAACCTATACGGTAACCATTACCGATGGCCATGGCTGTACAACAACGAAAGATTTTACGATTACCCAACCTGCTAAGGTACTTTTGCCTCAGGTCGATACCCCTGTGGTGTATACCTATGGAGATACAGCGCTTCCTTTAACAGCAACAACACAAGGTGGAAATACACTCTTGTGGTATGCTGCTGCAACAGGAGGACAAGGAATGACCACTGCACCAACGCCAACGACAACGGCTATTGGTACTCAAACCTATTGGGTAAGTCAAATCACAACCGCAGGTTGTGAGAGCGACCGTCAACGCATTGACGTACAAATAAACAAAGCAACCCTAGAAGTAGTTGTACATCAAGGACAACGCAAAATGTATGGCAGTGCCGATGGAGTATTCACTTACCGTGTAACGGGCTTTAAGGCAGGAGATAATCATTCCTTACTGGCAGGGGCTTTAGCGCGACAAGCAGGGGAGTCGGTGGGGCTATATGCCATCACCCAAGGCACTTTAGCTGCAGGGATAAATTATGATATTCACTTTGTATCAGCGGATTATGAAATTACAGCAGCACCGTTGACTATTGTTCCGGATGCGGAACAAACCAAGGTGTACGGCAGTGCAAACCCAACCTATAGGTATACCATCTCTGGATTAACCCGCGGAGATACTCCAGCTGTGGTGACGGGCGTATTGAGCCGTCAAGGGGGAGAACATGTCGGACGCTATGGCTATCAGATGGGGACGCTTACTAGCACAGCGAATTATACTCTAACCCTTGCTCCAGCGCACTTTACAATTACCCCAGCTTCTGTTGAGGTAGTGGTCCATGCAGGACAGCGAAAAGCCTATGGCACTGCCGATCCAGTCTTGAGCTATGCGGCCACGGGATTAGTCAATGGCGATCGTGCGATTGCCGTATTCAGCGGTCGTTTAGAACGTGTGGCGGGAGAAGAGGTTGGCGTGTATGCCATTACACAAGGTACACTTCAAGCCAATGCCAACTATCAGTTGACGCGTTTTACAGGCAGTGATTTTGAAATTACTCCTGCAAAAATCACGGGACTCCAATTGAGAAATAAAACCTTTGCCTACGATGGAACCTCCAAATCCCTAGCGATAGAAGGCGACATACAAGCAGGAGCAACGGTTCGCTATACAGGAAATCATCAAGTGAATGTAGGCATTTACTCGGTTACCGCTACGGTTGATTACGGCAGTAATTACGAGGTATTAACGCTTAGTGCTACGCTTCAAATCACACAAGCGGAACAAGCTATTCACTTTGATTTGGCTTCTCCTCTTGTTTTAGAGGATACCGCATCGTTTGCGCTAAACGCCATTGCCTCTTCAGGATTAGCCGTGACCTATACCTATCAGTACATAGAACATGAACCCGTAACGATAAGCGCAGCCGGACAAGTGCAGGTACTCACCCCAGGTGTAGTAGAAATTACAGCCCATCAAAGCGGAAATGGCAATTATCGCGCGGCACCGTCGATCACGCGTACATTACTGGTGCAAAGCAAAGACAGCAGCATTTGGCTGTTAGAGGTAGATGGCGCCCGTTATGAAAAACCGTCAAGGAATACCCTAGTAGTTATCGGATGTGATGGCGCTAAAAGCGATGTTGTTGAAATAAAAATAACCACTCAACTAGGAGCTAAAGTACTTCCGTCTAATGTGATTGTATTGCCAACCCCAGATTACGGTAGGTATGAACAGGATATTGAGGTAATTTCAGCCGATGGAAAACACCGCCAGACCTATAAAGTGATTGTAGAGAAACGCCTGCCTTGGGAAGGGATTTTAATGCAGAAATACGACAATGTGGTCTTTGTCAACAACAACCCACAAACCAACGGAGGTTATAAGTTCTCCCGATATGAATGGTATAAAAACGGACAGAAAATCGCGGATGCGCAAGCCTTTTCAGCAGGACCTACCCTAGAAGATAAACTAGATCCTCAAGCGGAATATTACGCGGTACTGTACACGGCTAATGGCAAAGTATTGACTACTTGTCCGATGGGAATACAGCTGAAAAGCAAGAAGACCCTACGCGTGTATCCAAATCCGGTGCAAAAAACTCAATCGCTTTACGTTCAATTTGAAGAAGCGGTGGAGGAATTTAAAACAACAGAATACGCCGTATACAACACGGTAGGCCAATTTATAATGAAAGGCAACTTAAAAGAACCACTTTCTGTCCTTGACTTACCACTCAACCTGACGGTAGGAAGCTATGTTTTGGTACTCAAAATAGAAGGCAAACACCAATCAGTTCGATTTGTAGTGAAAGAATAA
- a CDS encoding response regulator transcription factor: protein MIRVGIVDSHTLFRTSFSLLLAELDEVEVVLQCSNGVTLLEALKSVQVDIVFLAIQLTSMDGYQVAGLVVKHHPWVKIVVLSRSFDVYSIKRMLHYNVAGYLTKNMAFSKLKRAILCVYKGGVYYDRRIRQVIERIEDLQTSPAIILSPREIEIIRLYAMQYNVKQIADLLHLSTRTIEKYKEKLMQKTGARNFIGVILFALRWHYIEDSELNPRRHD from the coding sequence ATGATTCGAGTTGGCATAGTAGATAGTCATACACTTTTTAGAACGAGTTTTAGCTTGCTACTAGCAGAGCTAGATGAGGTAGAAGTTGTATTGCAATGTTCCAATGGAGTAACGTTGCTAGAAGCGCTAAAAAGCGTTCAGGTAGATATTGTATTTTTAGCTATCCAACTGACTAGTATGGATGGGTATCAAGTAGCGGGTCTAGTAGTAAAGCACCATCCATGGGTTAAAATTGTGGTACTGAGTCGCTCCTTCGATGTGTACAGCATCAAGCGCATGCTGCATTATAATGTCGCAGGCTATTTAACCAAGAACATGGCTTTTTCAAAACTTAAAAGGGCTATTCTTTGCGTGTATAAAGGAGGTGTGTATTACGATCGACGAATTCGCCAAGTAATAGAGCGAATAGAAGACCTGCAAACAAGTCCAGCAATTATTTTATCCCCAAGAGAAATCGAAATTATTCGATTGTACGCCATGCAATACAACGTCAAACAAATTGCAGATTTACTTCATCTGAGCACGCGTACGATTGAGAAATACAAAGAAAAACTGATGCAAAAAACAGGGGCTCGAAATTTTATTGGCGTTATTCTGTTTGCCTTGCGTTGGCATTATATCGAAGATAGTGAACTCAACCCGAGAAGACACGATTAA
- a CDS encoding porin family protein, giving the protein MKKITMSLLAIFAFSGAALAQTPDIKLGAKAGLNVANLSGADDTKAKMGFHVGALAEIFINEKFAVQPEILYSSQGAKGKGEGNVKFDLDYINIPIMAKYYVMEGLSVQAGPQIGFVVKAEAGGIDVKDGVNTVDFGLNLGAGYELPMGVFADLRYDLGFNKVYKEGKSIKNGVFQLSVGYKF; this is encoded by the coding sequence ATGAAAAAAATTACAATGAGCCTATTGGCTATTTTCGCTTTCAGTGGAGCTGCATTAGCACAAACACCAGACATTAAGTTAGGAGCAAAAGCAGGTTTAAACGTTGCTAACCTTTCTGGTGCTGATGATACAAAAGCTAAAATGGGATTCCACGTGGGAGCTTTAGCAGAGATCTTTATCAACGAAAAATTCGCAGTTCAACCTGAGATTTTATACTCATCACAAGGAGCAAAAGGCAAAGGGGAAGGCAATGTAAAATTTGACCTAGACTATATCAATATTCCAATCATGGCAAAATATTACGTTATGGAAGGTTTAAGTGTACAAGCAGGTCCACAAATTGGATTTGTTGTTAAAGCTGAAGCTGGAGGAATTGACGTAAAAGATGGAGTAAATACAGTAGATTTTGGTTTAAACCTTGGAGCAGGTTATGAATTGCCAATGGGTGTATTTGCTGATTTGCGTTATGATTTAGGTTTCAATAAAGTGTACAAAGAAGGTAAATCAATTAAAAACGGTGTATTCCAACTTTCAGTAGGATACAAATTTTAA